The following are from one region of the Salvia hispanica cultivar TCC Black 2014 chromosome 1, UniMelb_Shisp_WGS_1.0, whole genome shotgun sequence genome:
- the LOC125220389 gene encoding probable apyrase 7 isoform X3, with translation MVFSKISELFSPGLIRLSASNKPPGSPIPASPSGLPKPEKRSNLRLSYSLQDLSTYRRLDIEEGNKNAGVERSSGHALPPYIFEKEKGAASFSKEKLSPGTSSRKKRWITVVCILIGLFLVSCLSFGLQNLYTNWSRGTNRFYVVVDCGSTGTRVFVYQASISHEKDNNLPISLKSLPEDSSANSVARSGRAYNRMETEPGFDKLVHNISGLQKAIKPLIEWAENQIPKNSHRSTSLFLHATAGVRRLPSSDSEWLLENAWLILKRSPFLCKKEWVKTITGVEEAYYGWIALNYHTKVLGSVPKKETYGALDLGGSSLQVTFEGKQGDLDETSLKLGIGPVNHHLSAYSLAGYGLNDAFDKSVGHLLKGLPHISNANLTSGKVEINHPCLQYGYKEQYMCRHCSLLEGGNSGVPVQLVGVPNWAKCSLLAKAAVNRSEWSNSSIGIDCGLHPCALAENIPRPRGQFYAMSGFYVVYRFFNLTPEATLDDVLEKGRRYCDKSWLDAKKSVVPQPFIEQYCFRAPYVVLLLREGLHIPDSHVTVGSGSITWTLGVALFEAGKAFPFSGKSRGYDIFQVRINPLFVLAFSLAVLFFLVCFSSCVGKSSIYLRRRYLPLFNHTNMSSASVLNIPSPFQFKHWSRPVHIDGRAKDPMSPVPGTQLRGHDDGGDKFTRSHVAHSYSSGSLGELQFGNTNVGPAWTPPNRSQTRLQSRRSQSREDLISSMAEGNAMKP, from the exons ATGGTCTTCAGCAAAATTTCAGAATTATTTTCTCCCGGACTGATTCGTTTATCGGCATCTAACAAACCACCTGGGTCGCCTATACCTGCTTCACCTAGTGGTCTCCCCAAACCTGAGAAAAGGAGTAATCTAAGACTCTCCTATTCCCTTCAGGATTTGTCTACTTATCGCCGGCTTGATATAgaagaaggaaataaaaatgCTGGAGTAGAAAGAAGTTCAGGTCATGCATTGCCACCATATATCtttgagaaggaaaaaggagcAGCAAGTTTTTCGAAGGAGAAGTTATCACCAGGAACTTCATCCAGAAAGAAGAGGTGGATTACAGTAGTCTGTATTCTCATTGGCTTATTTCTTGTTTCATGTCTGTCATTTGGTCTCCAAAATCTTTACACAAACTGGTCTAGAGGAACTAACAGATTCTATGTTGTCGTAGACTGTGGTAGCACTGGAACACGTGTCTTTGTATATCAGGCTTCTATTAGTCACGAAAAGGACAACAATCTTCCTATATCATTAAAGTCTCTGCCTGAAGATTCCTCTGCGAACTCTGTTGCCCGAAGTGGGAGGGCTTACAACAGAATGGAGACTGAGCCCGGGTTTGACAAATTGGTGCATAACATTTCTGGGTTGCAGAAGGCAATTAAACCTCTGATTGAATGGGCTGAGAACCAAATTCCAAAAAACTCACATAGAAGTAcctctctttttcttcatgCTACAGCTGGGGTTCGTAGGCTACCGAGTTCAGATTCTGAATGGCTGCTTGAGAATGCTTGGCTGATCCTGAAGAGGTCGCCTTTCTTGTGCAAAAAGGAATGGGTTAAGACTATCACAGGTGTGGAGGAAGCCTATTATGGATGGATAGCATTAAATTATCACACTAAGGTGTTGGGGTCCGTTcccaaaaaagaaacataTGGTGCACTTGATTTGGGTGGCTCATCACTTCAGGTTACTTTTGAAGGTAAACAAGGTGACCTTGATGAAACGAGCTTAAAATTAGGGATTGGCCCTGTTAACCATCATCTGAGCGCCTATTCTTTGGCCGGGTATGGTCTCAATGACGCATTTGATAAATCTGTTGGCCATCTTCTCAAAGGGCTTCCTCATATTAGTAATGCCAATCTGACAAGTGgaaaagttgaaattaatCATCCCTGTTTGCAATATGGTTACAAAGAACAGTATATGTGTAGACACTGTTCACTCTTAGAAGGTGGGAATTCTGGAGTTCCAGTTCAGCTTGTGGGAGTTCCTAATTGGGCCAAATGTAGCTTGCTCGCCAAAGCTGCTGTCAATAGATCTGAATGGTCAAACAGTAGCATAGGAATCGACTGTGGGCTTCATCCATGTGCTCTTGCAGAAAATATACCCCGTCCTCGTGGCCAGTTTTATGCTATGTCAGGTTTCTACGTCGTGTACCGGTTCTTCAACCTGACTCCTGAAGCTACCCTTGATGACGTTCTGGAGAAAGGCCGCAGATATTGTGACAAATCTTGGCTTGATGCTAAGAAGAGCGTCGTTCCTCAGCCTTTCATTGAACAATACTGCTTCCGAGCTCCATATGTGGTGCTCCTCTTGAGAGAAGGACTGCACATTCCTGATAGCCACGTGACAGTTGGTTCGGGAAGCATCACTTGGACCCTTGGGGTTGCTCTGTTTGAAGCTGGAAAGGCATTTCCGTTTTCTGGTAAATCCCGTGGCTATGATATATTTCAAGTGAGGATAAACCCACTGTTTGTTTTAGCTTTCTCTTTAGCTGTGCTGTTTTTCTTGGTCTGTTTCTCGTCATGTGTTGGCAAATCATCGATATATCTGCGGAGGCGATATCTCCCTCTTTTCAACCACACAAATATGTCATCGGCATCCGTTCTCAATATCCCTTCTCCTTTCCAATTCAAACACTGGAGCCGTCCGGTCCACATAG ATGGAAGGGCTAAGGATCCGATGAGTCCAGTTCCAGGTACTCAGCTTCGTGGCCACGATGATGGTGGCGACAAGTTCACCAGATCACACGTAGCGCACAGCTACTCATCAGGCAGCTTGGGGGAGCTCCAGTTCGGAAACACTAATGTTGGCCCCGCCTGGACCCCTCCGAACAGAAGCCAAACGCGTCTCCAGAGTAGGAGATCCCAATCGCGGGAGGATCTCATTTCTTCCATGGCAGAGGGAAACGCGATGAAGCCCTGA
- the LOC125220466 gene encoding putative pentatricopeptide repeat-containing protein At1g12700, mitochondrial, with protein MLQTGASVDHCTFNIAIDCFCRLKRPDFGFAILGSFFKRGYKPNVVTFTTLIKGLLLVRRIPEAAKLCWRLSAEQLCTPDEYTYATMLNGLCKAGGTFQALELLSRLEMGNYKPNVYAYSIVIDGLCKDRKVDDALQLFSTLGDKGISPNVVTYNSIIEGLCNHSRGREAEDMLRKMISNKVFPNVVTCSIFVDALSREGRMEEAEHMLVKMREIDVQPDIVTYSALINGYCLQGEMDKARNIFQLAMKSGIKPDVTSYSSLMNGYCKIGRIDEVCHLFTMIRAKGLKRDVISYNIMLEALFHDGRCEEGLKLFKEMEALQVYPNTTTYGVLLHGLCNAHRIDEALSMLYTMENKGCLPNVVIYTILIFALCEEGRIGEAKDLMVQMVIKGCWPNNVTYNIYVQALLKRSKMDDVILVLKEMIARGGCTLGATTFRMLIEPLRREGKDSVLFDLVKKLLPKKL; from the coding sequence ATGCTTCAAACGGGTGCTTCTGTAGATCACTGCACCTTCAATATTGCCATCGATTGCTTCTGCCGACTGAAAAGACCTGATTTTGGATTTGCTATTTTAGGCAGTTTCTTCAAGCGTGGGTATAAGCCTAATGTGGTCACTTTTACCACTCTCATCAAAGGGCTTTTATTGGTCAGAAGGATCCCAGAGGCAGCAAAGCTGTGTTGGAGGTTGTCTGCGGAGCAACTGTGCACTCCCGATGAATATACGTATGCTACTATGCTTAATGGGTTATGCAAAGCTGGAGGTACTTTTCAGGCACTTGAATTGCTTAGTCGATTGGAAATGGGAAACTACAAACCTAATGTTTATGCTTATAGCATAGTTATTGATGGCTTGTGCAAAGATAGAAAGGTTGACGATGCTCTCCAACTCTTCTCCACCTTGGGTGATAAGGGGATTTCACCCAATGTTGTGacatataattcaataattgagGGGTTATGCAATCATAGTAGAGGAAGAGAGGCTGAAGACATGTTAAGGAAGATGATATCGAATAAAGTCTTCCCAAATGTGGTCACTTGTAGTATTTTTGTAGATGCTCTCAGCCGAGAGGGAAGGATGGAAGAGGCTGAGCATATGCTGGTCAAGATGAGGGAAATTGATGTTCAACCCGACATTGTAACATACAGTGCGCTGATTAATGGATATTGTTTACAGGGTGAAATGGATAAGGCTAGAAACATTTTCCAACTAGCAATGAAATCCGGCATCAAGCCTGATGTTACAAGCTACAGTAGTTTGATGAACGGGTACTGTAAAATAGGACGAATTGATGAGGTTTGTCATCTTTTTACCATGATTCGGGCCAAAGGGTTGAAGCGCGATGTCATTTCTTACAACATAATGTTGGAGGCTTTATTTCATGATGGTCGATGTGAAGAGGGCTTGAAGTTGTTCAAAGAGATGGAAGCTCTACAAGTTTATCCTAATACAACAACTTATGGAGTCTTGTTACATGGTTTGTGCAATGCTCATCGTATTGATGAAGCATTATCCATGTTATATACCATGGAAAACAAAGGTTGCTTGCCTAATGTTGTGATATATACAATTCTTATTTTTGCCCTGTGTGAAGAAGGGCGGATAGGAGAGGCTAAGGATTTGATGGTGCAAATGGTGATCAAGGGGTGTTGGCCCAACAATGTGACTTACAATATTTATGTTCAAGCTCTTCTCAAAAGGAGCAAGATGGACGATGTGATTCTTGTCTTGAAAGAGATGATTGCAAGAGGGGGATGCACACTTGGCGCTACCACTTTTAGGATGCTGATTGAACCTCTACGAAGGGAAGGCAAAGATAgtgttttatttgatttggttAAGAAACTGTTACCAAAAAAGTTATAG
- the LOC125220389 gene encoding probable apyrase 7 isoform X2, whose product MVFSKISELFSPGLIRLSASNKPPGSPIPASPSGLPKPEKRSNLRLSYSLQDLSTYRRLDIEEGNKNAGVERSSGHALPPYIFEKEKGAASFSKEKLSPGTSSRKKRWITVVCILIGLFLVSCLSFGLQNLYTNWSRGTNRFYVVVDCGSTGTRVFVYQASISHEKDNNLPISLKSLPEDSSANSVARSGRAYNRMETEPGFDKLVHNISGLQKAIKPLIEWAENQIPKNSHRSTSLFLHATAGVRRLPSSDSEWLLENAWLILKRSPFLCKKEWVKTITGVEEAYYGWIALNYHTKVLGSVPKKETYGALDLGGSSLQVTFEGKQGDLDETSLKLGIGPVNHHLSAYSLAGYGLNDAFDKSVGHLLKGLPHISNANLTSGKVEINHPCLQYGYKEQYMCRHCSLLEGGNSGVPVQLVGVPNWAKCSLLAKAAVNRSEWSNSSIGIDCGLHPCALAENIPRPRGQFYAMSGFYVVYRFFNLTPEATLDDVLEKGRRYCDKSWLDAKKSVVPQPFIEQYCFRAPYVVLLLREGLHIPDSHVTVGSGSITWTLGVALFEAGKAFPFSGKSRGYDIFQVRINPLFVLAFSLAVLFFLVCFSSCVGKSSIYLRRRYLPLFNHTNMSSASVLNIPSPFQFKHWSRPVHIVDGRAKDPMSPVPGTQLRGHDDGGDKFTRSHVAHSYSSGSLGELQFGNTNVGPAWTPPNRSQTRLQSRRSQSREDLISSMAEGNAMKP is encoded by the exons ATGGTCTTCAGCAAAATTTCAGAATTATTTTCTCCCGGACTGATTCGTTTATCGGCATCTAACAAACCACCTGGGTCGCCTATACCTGCTTCACCTAGTGGTCTCCCCAAACCTGAGAAAAGGAGTAATCTAAGACTCTCCTATTCCCTTCAGGATTTGTCTACTTATCGCCGGCTTGATATAgaagaaggaaataaaaatgCTGGAGTAGAAAGAAGTTCAGGTCATGCATTGCCACCATATATCtttgagaaggaaaaaggagcAGCAAGTTTTTCGAAGGAGAAGTTATCACCAGGAACTTCATCCAGAAAGAAGAGGTGGATTACAGTAGTCTGTATTCTCATTGGCTTATTTCTTGTTTCATGTCTGTCATTTGGTCTCCAAAATCTTTACACAAACTGGTCTAGAGGAACTAACAGATTCTATGTTGTCGTAGACTGTGGTAGCACTGGAACACGTGTCTTTGTATATCAGGCTTCTATTAGTCACGAAAAGGACAACAATCTTCCTATATCATTAAAGTCTCTGCCTGAAGATTCCTCTGCGAACTCTGTTGCCCGAAGTGGGAGGGCTTACAACAGAATGGAGACTGAGCCCGGGTTTGACAAATTGGTGCATAACATTTCTGGGTTGCAGAAGGCAATTAAACCTCTGATTGAATGGGCTGAGAACCAAATTCCAAAAAACTCACATAGAAGTAcctctctttttcttcatgCTACAGCTGGGGTTCGTAGGCTACCGAGTTCAGATTCTGAATGGCTGCTTGAGAATGCTTGGCTGATCCTGAAGAGGTCGCCTTTCTTGTGCAAAAAGGAATGGGTTAAGACTATCACAGGTGTGGAGGAAGCCTATTATGGATGGATAGCATTAAATTATCACACTAAGGTGTTGGGGTCCGTTcccaaaaaagaaacataTGGTGCACTTGATTTGGGTGGCTCATCACTTCAGGTTACTTTTGAAGGTAAACAAGGTGACCTTGATGAAACGAGCTTAAAATTAGGGATTGGCCCTGTTAACCATCATCTGAGCGCCTATTCTTTGGCCGGGTATGGTCTCAATGACGCATTTGATAAATCTGTTGGCCATCTTCTCAAAGGGCTTCCTCATATTAGTAATGCCAATCTGACAAGTGgaaaagttgaaattaatCATCCCTGTTTGCAATATGGTTACAAAGAACAGTATATGTGTAGACACTGTTCACTCTTAGAAGGTGGGAATTCTGGAGTTCCAGTTCAGCTTGTGGGAGTTCCTAATTGGGCCAAATGTAGCTTGCTCGCCAAAGCTGCTGTCAATAGATCTGAATGGTCAAACAGTAGCATAGGAATCGACTGTGGGCTTCATCCATGTGCTCTTGCAGAAAATATACCCCGTCCTCGTGGCCAGTTTTATGCTATGTCAGGTTTCTACGTCGTGTACCGGTTCTTCAACCTGACTCCTGAAGCTACCCTTGATGACGTTCTGGAGAAAGGCCGCAGATATTGTGACAAATCTTGGCTTGATGCTAAGAAGAGCGTCGTTCCTCAGCCTTTCATTGAACAATACTGCTTCCGAGCTCCATATGTGGTGCTCCTCTTGAGAGAAGGACTGCACATTCCTGATAGCCACGTGACAGTTGGTTCGGGAAGCATCACTTGGACCCTTGGGGTTGCTCTGTTTGAAGCTGGAAAGGCATTTCCGTTTTCTGGTAAATCCCGTGGCTATGATATATTTCAAGTGAGGATAAACCCACTGTTTGTTTTAGCTTTCTCTTTAGCTGTGCTGTTTTTCTTGGTCTGTTTCTCGTCATGTGTTGGCAAATCATCGATATATCTGCGGAGGCGATATCTCCCTCTTTTCAACCACACAAATATGTCATCGGCATCCGTTCTCAATATCCCTTCTCCTTTCCAATTCAAACACTGGAGCCGTCCGGTCCACATAG TAGATGGAAGGGCTAAGGATCCGATGAGTCCAGTTCCAGGTACTCAGCTTCGTGGCCACGATGATGGTGGCGACAAGTTCACCAGATCACACGTAGCGCACAGCTACTCATCAGGCAGCTTGGGGGAGCTCCAGTTCGGAAACACTAATGTTGGCCCCGCCTGGACCCCTCCGAACAGAAGCCAAACGCGTCTCCAGAGTAGGAGATCCCAATCGCGGGAGGATCTCATTTCTTCCATGGCAGAGGGAAACGCGATGAAGCCCTGA
- the LOC125220418 gene encoding putative pentatricopeptide repeat-containing protein At1g12700, mitochondrial — MSLKSALIFPRFLSNCCLHYHQIRCFSAYPRFDFGRIVEPDDAIDEFRNMLRMHPLPSVIDFTKLLSVVVKMQQYTLALHMFDKMLQRNAPVNHYTLSIAIDCFCRLERPDFGFAILGSFFKRGFKPNVVTFTTLIKGLLLVRRIPEAAKLCWRLSAEQLCNPNERTYSVMLNGLCKAGGRGTLEALELLSQLEKGNYKLDVYAYNIVIDGLCKDRKVDDALQLFSSLGEKGISPNVVTYNSIIEGLCNHSRGKEAEDMLRKMISDEVFPNVVTCNIFEDALCREGRMEEAEHMLVKMRQIDVQPTIVTYTALMNGYCLQGEMDKARNIFQLAVKSGIKPDVTIYNSLMNGYCKMGRIDEVCHLFTMIRAKGLKRNVVSYSIMLETLFHIGRCEEGLKLFKEMEALQVYPTTTTYGILLHGLCNAHRIDEALSMLHTMENKGCLPDVVIYTILISALCEEGRIGEAKDLMVQMVNKGCLPDSVTYNIYVQALLKRNKMDDVILVLKEMTARGGCTLGATTFEMLIEPLRREGKDSVLFDLVKKLLPKKL; from the coding sequence ATGTCTTTGAAGTCAGCCCTCATCTTCCCAAGATTTCTGTCAAATTGTTGCTTGCATTATCACCAAATTCGATGCTTTTCGGCTTATCCTAGATTTGATTTTGGCCGTATTGTTGAGCCTGATGATGCCATTGATGAGTTCCGAAATATGTTGAGAATGCATCCGCTCCCTTCTGTTATTGATTTCACCAAGTTGTTGAGTGTTGTGGTTAAGATGCAACAGTACACACTTGCCCTTCACATGTTCGACAAAATGCTTCAAAGGAATGCTCCTGTAAATCACTACACCCTGAGTATTGCGATCGATTGCTTCTGCCGACTGGAAAGACCTGATTTTGGGTTTGCGATTTTAGGCAGTTTCTTCAAGCGTGGCTTCAAGCCTAATGTGGTCACTTTTACCACTCTCATCAAAGGGCTTTTATTGGTCAGAAGGATCCCAGAGGCAGCAAAACTGTGTTGGAGGTTGTCTGCGGAGCAACTGTGCAATCCCAATGAACGTACGTATAGTGTTATGCTTAATGGGTTATGCAAAGCCGGAGGTAGAGGTACCCTTGAGGCGCTTGAATTGCTTAGTCAATTGGAAAAAGGAAACTACAAACTTGATGTTTATGCTTACAACATAGTTATTGATGGCTTGTGCAAAGATAGAAAGGTCGACGATGCTCTCCAACTCTTCTCTAGCTTGGGTGAGAAGGGGATTTCACCCAATGTTGTGacatataattcaataattgagGGGTTATGCAATCATAGTAGAGGAAAAGAGGCTGAAGACATGTTAAGGAAGATGATATCGGATGAAGTCTTCCCAAATGTGGTTActtgtaatatttttgaagATGCTCTTTGCCGAGAGGGAAGGATGGAAGAGGCCGAGCATATGCTGGTCAAGATGAGGCAAATTGATGTTCAACCCACCATTGTTACATACACTGCGTTGATGAATGGATATTGTTTACAGGGAGAAATGGATAAGGCTAGAAACATCTTCCAACTAGCGGTGAAATCAGGCATCAAGCCCGATGTTACAATCTACAATAGTTTAATGAACGGGTACTGTAAAATGGGACGAATTGATGAAGTTTGTCATCTTTTTACCATGATTCGGGCCAAAGGGTTGAAGCGCAATGTGGTTTCTTATAGCATAATGCTGGAGACTTTATTTCATATTGGTCGATGTGAAGAGGGCTTGAAGCTGTTCAAAGAGATGGAAGCTCTACAAGTTTATCCTACTACAACAACTTATGGAATCTTGTTACATGGTTTGTGCAATGCTCATCGTATTGATGAAGCATTATCCATGTTGCATACCATGGAAAACAAAGGTTGCTTGCCTGATGTTGTGATATATACAATTCTTATTTCTGCCCTTTGCGAAGAAGGGCGGATAGGAGAGGCTAAGGATTTGATGGTGCAAATGGTGAACAAGGGGTGCTTGCCAGATAGTGTGACTTACAATATTTATGTTCAAGCTCTTCTCAAAAGGAACAAGATGGACGATGTGATTCTTGTCTTGAAAGAGATGACTGCAAGAGGGGGATGCACACTTGGCGCTACCACTTTTGAGATGCTGATTGAACCTCTACGAAGGGAAGGCAAAGATAgtgttttatttgatttggttAAGAAACTATTACCAAAGAAGTTATAG